One bacterium genomic region harbors:
- a CDS encoding beta-lactamase family protein — MDLKGIALWFVVFIAVACMGSITSEKAYQDVIDRAVEQSVPGIQAYVRKGTDVWFGVAGLSSVEQSRPMTLNDRLRVASITKMMTYAAICELSKGGRLKLTDRAMALLPKGTLDGIPYGSEITVAQLLDHKSGLHNFNGEEGDDFFADLFQDPERATRVWTPQQLLAYAKKPEHRATGKPGEATSYSSTGYIVLELILEKIEGKSFPKIFRSRFFEPLEMTSAGVEGTDFDTSQIADSYARPEDVPYPASPFDGRKAIRADGLVNLSVGLQHYNAWGRAAGAVVATVSDLAKFMNAVVSGRLTVLNDQDAEFKRLKQMPNRYFDWNGGSWGIQSTILYEPYRELTVIVLTNASNVGKGSHDIAKELLLAARLRP; from the coding sequence ATGGACTTGAAGGGAATTGCTTTGTGGTTTGTCGTTTTCATCGCAGTCGCTTGTATGGGCTCCATCACAAGCGAAAAAGCTTATCAGGATGTTATCGATAGAGCGGTAGAACAAAGCGTACCTGGTATCCAGGCCTACGTTCGTAAAGGTACGGACGTTTGGTTCGGTGTGGCAGGACTGTCATCAGTCGAACAGAGTCGTCCAATGACACTGAACGATCGTCTGAGAGTGGCGAGCATTACCAAAATGATGACTTATGCTGCTATTTGCGAGTTGTCCAAAGGGGGTCGTCTGAAACTTACCGATCGTGCCATGGCTCTGCTTCCCAAAGGCACATTAGATGGCATTCCCTATGGAAGTGAGATCACTGTTGCCCAGTTGCTTGATCACAAAAGCGGGCTTCACAATTTCAACGGAGAAGAGGGGGATGACTTCTTCGCTGATTTATTCCAAGATCCTGAGCGTGCAACACGGGTTTGGACTCCACAACAGCTACTGGCATATGCAAAGAAACCAGAGCACAGGGCTACAGGAAAACCCGGTGAAGCTACGTCATATTCCAGCACCGGCTACATCGTTTTAGAATTAATTCTCGAAAAAATCGAAGGGAAATCTTTTCCAAAGATTTTTCGAAGCCGTTTCTTTGAGCCGCTTGAAATGACGTCAGCCGGAGTAGAAGGAACGGATTTTGACACATCACAGATCGCAGATAGTTACGCCCGTCCGGAGGATGTACCATATCCTGCATCGCCGTTCGATGGCCGCAAGGCCATAAGAGCAGATGGACTGGTGAACCTGAGTGTCGGACTTCAGCATTACAACGCGTGGGGGCGAGCAGCTGGCGCTGTTGTTGCAACCGTTTCCGATCTCGCCAAGTTTATGAACGCCGTTGTGTCAGGCCGGCTGACTGTGCTCAATGATCAGGATGCAGAATTCAAACGTCTCAAACAAATGCCGAATCGGTACTTTGATTGGAATGGAGGTTCGTGGGGCATTCAATCCACAATTCTCTACGAGCCCTATCGCGAGCTCACTGTAATTGTGTTGACAAATGCGTCAAACGTCGGAAAAGGCAGCCATGATATTGCTAAAGAGCTGCTGCTTGCGGCGCGTTTGCGACCGTAA